In a single window of the Prionailurus viverrinus isolate Anna chromosome D3, UM_Priviv_1.0, whole genome shotgun sequence genome:
- the LOC125149268 gene encoding tubulin alpha-3 chain-like — translation MPSDKTIGGGDDSFNTFFSETGAGKHVPRAVFVDLEPTVVDEVRTGTYRQLFHPEQLITGKEDAANNYARGHYTIGREIVDLVLDRIRKLADLCTGLQGFLIFHSFGGGTGSGFASLLMERLSVDYGKKSKLEFAIYPAPQVSTAVVEPYNSILTTHTTLEHSDCAFMVDNEAIYDICRRNLDIERPTYTNLNRLIGQIVSSITASLRFDGALNVDLTEFQTNLVPYPRIHFPLATYAPVISAEKAYHEQLSVAEITNACFEPANQMVKCDPRHGKYMACCMLYRGDVVPKDVNAAIATIKTKRTIQFVDWCPTGFKVGINYQPPTVVPGGDLARVQRAVCMLSNTTAIAEAWARLDHKFDLMYAKRAFVHWYVGEGMEEGEFSEAREDLAALEKDYEEVGVDSVEAEAEEGEEY, via the exons ATGCCAAGCGACAAAACCATCGGTGGTGGGGATGACTCGTTCAACACGTTCTTCAGCGAGACTGGGGCTGGCAAGCATGTGCCCAGAGCGGTGTTTGTGGACCTGGAGCCCACCGTGGTCG ATGAAGTGCGCACAGGGACCTACAGGCAGCTCTTCCACCCAGAGCAGCTGATCACCGGGAAGGAGGACGCAGCCAATAATTACGCCAGAGGCCACTATACCATCGGCAGGGAGATCGTCGACCTGGTCCTGGACCGGATCCGAAAACTG GCGGATCTGTGCACGGGGCTGCAGGGCTTCCTCATCTTCCACAGTTTCGGGGGCGGCACCGGCTCTGGGTTTGCGTCCCTGCTCATGGAGCGGCTGTCGGTGGACTACGGCAAGAAGTCCAAGCTGGAGTTTGCCATCTACCCGGCCCCCCAGGTGTCCACGGCCGTGGTGGAGCCCTACAACTCCATCCTGACCACCCACACGACCCTGGAGCATTCTGACTGTGCCTTCATGGTGGACAACGAAGCCATCTACGACATATGTCGGCGCAACCTGGATATCGAGCGGCCCACGTACACCAACCTTAATCGTCTGATCGGGCAGATCGTGTCCTCCATCACGGCCTCCCTGCGATTTGATGGGGCCCTGAACGTGGACTTGACGGAATTCCAGACCAACCTGGTCCCCTACCCCCGCATCCACTTCCCCCTGGCCACCTACGCCCCGGTCATCTCAGCTGAGAAGGCGTACCACGAGCAGCTGTCTGTGGCCGAGATCACCAATGCCTGTTTTGAGCCGGCTAACCAGATGGTCAAGTGTGACCCTCGGCACGGCAAGTATATGGCCTGCTGCATGTTGTACAGGGGGGACGTGGTCCCGAAAGATGTCAACGCAGCCATCGCCACCATCAAGACCAAGCGCACCATCCAGTTTGTGGATTGGTGCCCAACTGGATTTAAG GTGGGCATCAACTACCAACCCCCCACCGTCGTCCCCGGAGGGGACCTGGCCAGGGTGCAGCGGGCCGTGTGCATGCTGAGCAACACTACCGCCATTGCCGAGGCCTGGGCCCGCCTAGACCATAAGTTTGACCTCATGTATGCAAAGCGAGCCTTTGTGCACTGGTACGTGGGGGAAGGCATGGAGGAAGGGGAGTTCTCCGAGGCCCGGGAGGACCTGGCAGCTCTGGAGAAAGATTATGAAGAGGTGGGTGTGGATTCCGTGGAAGCAGAGGCTGAAGAAGGGGAAGAATACTGA
- the LOC125148762 gene encoding mitotic-spindle organizing protein 2B-like: protein MAQKRVSEVNFCGSNGGEEKNRFAPSAVGLRGRPGGSASGREATGGASRRRCGSCRRGPAEAGSEEGARRGGALVFPLAGYVAAPGASPGPGAPPGLEAALQKLALRRKKVLTAEEMELYELAQAAGGAIDPDVFKILVDLLKLNVAPLAVFQMLKSMCAGQRLASEPQDPVAVSLPTSSVPETRGRNKGSTALGGGPALAERGGREGSSQRMPRQPSATRLPKGGGPGKSPTRSST, encoded by the exons ATGGCCCAGAAACGGGTTTCTGAG GTAAATTTCTGCGGATCGAATGGCGGAGAGGAGAAAAACCGGTTTGCGCCCTCTGCTGTAGGGCTGCGGGGCAGGCCAGGCGGTAGCGCTTCAGGGAGAGAAGCGACCGGCGGAGCCAGTAGAAGGCGCTGTGGGAGCTGCCGGAGGGGCCCGGCGGAGGCGGGGTCAGAGGAGGGagcgcggcggggcggggcgctcGTCTTCCCGCTAGCCGGGTACGTGGCGGCCCCGGGCGCGAGCCCCGGGCCGGGAGCACCCCCGGGGCTGGAGGCGGCCCTGCAGAAGCTCGCGCTGCGGCGGAAGAAGGTGCTGACCGCCGAGGAGATGGAACTTTACGAGCTGGCGCAGGCGGCGGGTGGCGCCATTGACCCCGACGTGTTCAA GATCCTGGTGGACCTGCTGAAGCTGAACGTGGCGCCCCTCGCTGTCTTCCAGATGCTCAAGTCCATGTGTGCTGGGCAGAGGCTGGCGAGCGAGCCCCAGGACCCTGTGGCCGTGTCTCTGCCCACATCGAGCGTCCCGGAGACCCGAG GGAGAAACAAAGGCAGCACGGCTCTGGGTGGAGGCCCAGCACTGGCAGAGCGTGGCGGCCGGGAAGGATCCAGCCAAAGAATGCCCCGACAACCCAGTGCTACCAGGCTGCCGAAGGGGGGCGGGCCGGGGAAGAGCCCCACTCGGAGCAGCACCTGA